A section of the Streptomyces sp. NBC_00178 genome encodes:
- a CDS encoding acylphosphatase gives MNTDARLVVWVRGRVQQVGFRWFTRANALEIGGLTGFALNLDDGRVQVVAEGPRENCHRLLDWLGSDDTPGRVDGVTEIWDTPRGGYEGFAIR, from the coding sequence ATGAACACAGATGCGCGCCTCGTCGTATGGGTACGCGGCCGAGTGCAGCAAGTAGGGTTTCGCTGGTTCACCAGGGCAAATGCTTTGGAGATCGGCGGACTCACCGGCTTCGCCCTCAATCTCGACGACGGCCGGGTGCAGGTGGTGGCGGAAGGGCCGCGTGAGAATTGCCACCGTCTGCTCGACTGGCTCGGCTCCGACGACACACCCGGCCGCGTGGACGGAGTCACTGAGATCTGGGACACGCCCCGCGGTGGTTATGAGGGATTCGCGATCCGCTGA
- a CDS encoding cell division initiation protein, which yields MDVQKKLDEIVETVGSARSMPMSASCVVNRAELLALLEEVREALPGSLAHAQELIGGREQLVEQARQEADRIIESAHAERGSLISGTEVAQRSQAEADRILSEARREADEVRAEADEYVDSKLANFEVVLTKTIGSVDRGREKLLGRGEGLDEQGYQDPDFAEAPERSADPDTLRRRADDYVDTKLGAFEAVLAKTLEAVGRGRQKLHGRVATDDLGAHMAAQDAAGGRQHTSDEDHWAGLAELATPEPQQIPRQPDYAEPVHQPYAEPVQQDYAPVAGYQDPAQTAFPAQPGAEPQYAQYGYQDQQQLQDGYGYPQQQADPYAYQQQAYDPGGQQEYWPQQGQVPGQQGESALDETSLFDTSMIDLEQLRRYEQGR from the coding sequence GTGGACGTGCAGAAGAAGCTCGACGAGATCGTCGAAACGGTCGGCAGCGCCCGGTCCATGCCCATGTCGGCGTCCTGCGTGGTCAACCGGGCCGAACTGCTCGCGCTGCTGGAGGAGGTGCGCGAGGCGCTGCCCGGCTCGCTCGCGCACGCCCAGGAGCTCATCGGCGGCCGGGAGCAGCTCGTGGAGCAGGCCCGGCAGGAGGCCGACCGGATCATCGAGTCCGCCCACGCCGAGCGCGGCTCGCTGATCTCGGGCACGGAGGTGGCCCAGCGCTCCCAGGCCGAGGCCGACCGGATCCTGTCCGAGGCCCGCAGGGAGGCCGACGAGGTCCGCGCGGAGGCCGACGAGTACGTCGACAGCAAGCTCGCCAACTTCGAGGTCGTCCTCACCAAGACCATCGGGTCCGTCGACCGGGGCCGGGAGAAGCTGCTCGGGCGCGGCGAAGGACTCGACGAGCAGGGCTACCAGGACCCCGACTTCGCCGAGGCCCCCGAGCGCAGTGCCGACCCCGACACGCTCAGGCGGCGCGCGGACGACTACGTGGACACCAAGCTCGGCGCCTTCGAGGCCGTGCTCGCCAAGACGCTGGAAGCCGTCGGCCGGGGCCGGCAGAAGCTGCACGGGCGGGTCGCCACCGACGACCTCGGCGCGCACATGGCCGCCCAGGACGCGGCCGGCGGCCGGCAGCACACCAGCGACGAGGACCACTGGGCGGGCCTCGCGGAACTCGCCACCCCCGAGCCGCAGCAGATCCCCCGGCAGCCGGACTACGCGGAACCGGTCCACCAGCCCTACGCGGAGCCCGTCCAGCAGGACTACGCGCCGGTGGCCGGCTACCAGGACCCCGCGCAGACGGCCTTCCCCGCCCAGCCCGGAGCCGAGCCGCAGTACGCGCAGTACGGCTACCAGGACCAGCAGCAGCTCCAGGACGGCTACGGCTACCCGCAGCAGCAGGCCGACCCGTACGCGTACCAGCAGCAGGCGTACGACCCCGGCGGGCAGCAGGAGTACTGGCCGCAGCAGGGCCAGGTGCCCGGGCAGCAGGGCGAGAGCGCGCTCGACGAGACCAGTCTCTTCGACACCAGCATGATCGACCTGGAGCAGCTGCGCCGCTACGAGCAGGGCCGCTGA
- a CDS encoding winged helix-turn-helix transcriptional regulator, giving the protein MALAETEHPPGEASPFDVFSRQCPSRGTLEHVTGRWGGLTLGALYESGSRFNELRRRIDGVSEKMLSLTLQALERDGLVHREAQLTNPPRVDYELTPLGREVAGRLLDLIQLVEGRMPEVIESRERYDAARGA; this is encoded by the coding sequence ATGGCTCTGGCAGAGACGGAACACCCGCCCGGCGAAGCGTCGCCGTTCGACGTCTTCTCACGGCAGTGCCCCTCGCGCGGGACGCTGGAGCACGTCACGGGCCGCTGGGGCGGTCTGACCCTGGGCGCGCTGTACGAGAGCGGGTCCCGTTTCAACGAGCTGCGCCGCCGGATCGACGGGGTCAGCGAGAAGATGCTCTCCCTGACGCTGCAGGCACTTGAGCGCGACGGTCTGGTGCACCGGGAGGCCCAGCTCACCAATCCGCCGCGCGTCGACTACGAACTGACGCCCCTGGGGCGCGAGGTCGCGGGCCGGCTGCTGGACCTCATCCAGCTCGTCGAGGGCCGGATGCCCGAGGTCATCGAGTCCCGGGAGCGCTACGACGCGGCCCGGGGTGCCTGA
- the mutM gene encoding bifunctional DNA-formamidopyrimidine glycosylase/DNA-(apurinic or apyrimidinic site) lyase produces MPELPEVEVVRRGLERWVSGRTVKDVEVLHPRAVRRHLAGGADFAARLRGLRLGTAMRRGKYLWVPLDEADSSMLGHLGMSGQLLVQPTAAADEKHLRIRIGFDDDLGTELRFVDQRTFGGLSVHGNTPDGLPDVIAHIARDPLDPAFDDEAFHVALRLRRTTVKRALLDQSLISGVGNIYADEALWRTRLHYERPTATLTRPRTAELLTHVREVMREALAQGGTSFDSLYVNVNGQSGYFDRSLDAYGREDEPCHRCGTPIRRRPWMNRSSYFCPRCQRPPRI; encoded by the coding sequence GTGCCCGAACTGCCCGAGGTCGAAGTCGTACGGCGCGGTCTGGAGCGCTGGGTCTCCGGCCGCACCGTGAAGGACGTCGAGGTCCTGCACCCGCGTGCGGTCCGCCGGCACCTCGCGGGCGGGGCGGACTTCGCCGCGCGGCTGCGGGGTCTGCGCCTCGGCACGGCGATGCGGCGCGGGAAGTACCTGTGGGTCCCTCTCGACGAGGCGGACTCGTCGATGCTCGGCCACCTCGGTATGAGCGGTCAGCTCCTCGTGCAGCCCACCGCGGCGGCGGACGAGAAGCACCTGCGGATCCGTATCGGCTTCGACGACGACCTCGGCACCGAGCTGCGCTTCGTGGACCAGCGGACCTTCGGCGGGCTGTCGGTCCATGGGAACACCCCCGACGGGCTGCCCGACGTCATCGCGCACATCGCCCGCGACCCCCTCGACCCGGCCTTCGACGACGAGGCGTTCCACGTGGCGCTGCGTCTGCGCCGCACCACGGTCAAGCGCGCCCTGCTCGACCAGTCCCTGATCAGCGGGGTCGGCAACATCTACGCCGACGAGGCGCTCTGGCGCACCCGTCTCCACTACGAGCGGCCGACGGCCACCCTGACCCGCCCGAGGACCGCGGAGCTGCTCACCCACGTCCGCGAGGTGATGCGGGAGGCCCTGGCCCAGGGCGGGACCAGCTTCGACAGCCTCTACGTCAACGTGAACGGCCAGTCCGGCTACTTCGACCGGTCGCTGGACGCGTACGGACGTGAGGACGAACCCTGCCACCGGTGCGGCACACCGATCCGCCGTCGTCCCTGGATGAACCGGTCCAGCTACTTCTGTCCCCGCTGCCAGCGCCCGCCGCGGATCTGA
- a CDS encoding CAP domain-containing protein: MGRHRRAGAAPAAEQHAAEAAGGTRSARRKKRVRRPVRAGLLGVSAAVAVGAVAVASGLVPGGDTYSVSGGPAADQVRSGGGPDLLTQGDASAKPTAGTSAPAEAGSSAGSSAAPSASPSATPSTKPSGKPSASPSKRAVKTPERTKAPAPEKTASSRPATKAPTATKTPSSAPTRTATAPSSPASTSAQAAVLALVNEERAKVGCSPVTRSAPLTALAQAFSEDMAARDFFGHTDPDGATPWDRAAAAGVEGLGGENIARGQADAQAVMDAWMNSEGHRANILNCDYKTLGVGVHLGAGGPWWTQDFGF; the protein is encoded by the coding sequence ATGGGACGCCATCGACGCGCAGGCGCAGCCCCGGCCGCTGAGCAGCACGCGGCAGAAGCGGCGGGCGGGACCCGGAGTGCACGCCGTAAGAAGCGGGTGCGACGCCCCGTACGCGCCGGGCTCCTCGGCGTCTCGGCCGCCGTGGCCGTCGGCGCCGTCGCCGTCGCCTCCGGCCTCGTGCCCGGCGGCGACACCTACAGCGTCAGCGGCGGACCGGCCGCCGACCAGGTCCGCTCGGGCGGCGGCCCGGATCTGCTGACCCAGGGGGACGCCTCGGCGAAGCCGACCGCCGGGACCTCGGCCCCGGCCGAAGCCGGCAGCAGCGCGGGTTCCTCGGCCGCACCGTCGGCGTCGCCCTCCGCCACCCCGAGCACGAAGCCGAGCGGCAAGCCCTCGGCGAGCCCCTCGAAGCGGGCTGTGAAGACGCCGGAGCGGACGAAGGCTCCCGCACCGGAGAAGACGGCGTCGTCCCGCCCCGCCACCAAGGCCCCCACCGCCACGAAGACCCCGTCGTCCGCCCCGACGCGCACGGCCACCGCGCCGTCGAGCCCCGCCTCGACGTCCGCGCAGGCGGCGGTGCTCGCCCTGGTCAACGAGGAACGTGCGAAGGTCGGCTGCAGCCCGGTCACCAGGAGCGCACCGCTGACCGCGCTCGCCCAGGCCTTCAGCGAGGACATGGCCGCGCGCGACTTCTTCGGCCACACGGACCCCGACGGGGCGACCCCGTGGGACCGTGCCGCGGCCGCCGGTGTCGAGGGGCTCGGCGGCGAGAACATCGCCCGCGGCCAGGCCGACGCGCAGGCCGTGATGGACGCCTGGATGAACAGCGAGGGCCACCGCGCGAACATTCTCAACTGCGACTACAAGACGCTGGGCGTCGGCGTGCACCTCGGCGCCGGCGGGCCCTGGTGGACGCAGGACTTCGGCTTCTGA
- the rpmF gene encoding 50S ribosomal protein L32 — protein sequence MAVPKRKMSRSNTRHRRSQWKAAVPTLVSCERCQEPKLQHIACPSCGTYNKRQVLEV from the coding sequence GTGGCTGTTCCGAAGCGGAAGATGTCGCGCAGCAACACGCGCCACCGCCGGTCGCAGTGGAAGGCTGCGGTCCCCACCCTGGTTTCGTGCGAGCGTTGCCAGGAGCCGAAGCTCCAGCACATTGCGTGCCCGAGCTGCGGCACCTACAACAAGCGCCAGGTCCTCGAGGTCTGA
- the rnc gene encoding ribonuclease III: protein MSELSSAKKQADNINTASSHTLLEGRLGYHLESALLVRALTHRSYAYENGGLPTNERLEFLGDSVLGLVVTDTLYRTHPDLPEGQLAKLRAAVVNSRALAEVGRGLELGSFIRLGRGEEGTGGRDKASILADTLEAVIGAVYLDQGLGAASELVHRLFDPLIDRSSSLGAGLDWKTSLQELTASESLGVPEYLVTETGPDHEKTFTAAARVGGVSYGTGTGRSKKEAEQQAAESAWREISAAAEAREAAAKAAADGGVADTPADPSPNSGAAPA, encoded by the coding sequence ATGTCTGAGTTGTCCAGCGCCAAGAAGCAGGCAGACAACATCAACACAGCCTCGTCCCACACGCTTCTGGAAGGGCGGCTCGGGTATCACCTCGAGTCCGCCCTTCTGGTGCGTGCGCTGACCCACCGTTCGTACGCATACGAGAACGGCGGTCTGCCCACCAACGAGCGGCTGGAATTCCTCGGGGATTCCGTGCTCGGCCTGGTGGTCACGGACACGCTGTACCGCACCCACCCCGACCTGCCCGAAGGCCAGCTGGCCAAGTTGCGGGCCGCGGTGGTCAACTCGCGTGCACTTGCGGAAGTGGGCCGCGGCCTCGAACTCGGCTCCTTCATCCGGCTCGGCCGCGGTGAAGAGGGCACGGGGGGCCGGGACAAGGCGTCCATCCTCGCCGACACCCTTGAAGCGGTGATCGGCGCGGTCTATCTCGACCAGGGCCTCGGCGCGGCCTCGGAGCTGGTGCACCGGCTCTTCGACCCGCTGATCGACAGGTCCTCGAGCCTCGGAGCCGGCCTGGACTGGAAGACCAGTCTCCAGGAGCTCACCGCGAGCGAGAGCCTCGGAGTCCCCGAGTACCTCGTCACGGAGACCGGCCCCGATCACGAGAAGACCTTCACTGCTGCTGCTCGCGTCGGTGGTGTCTCGTACGGCACCGGCACCGGCCGTAGCAAGAAGGAAGCGGAGCAGCAGGCGGCGGAGTCCGCCTGGCGCGAGATCAGCGCCGCCGCGGAGGCGCGGGAGGCGGCGGCGAAGGCCGCTGCCGACGGAGGGGTCGCCGACACCCCTGCCGACCCGTCGCCGAACTCGGGCGCGGCTCCGGCCTGA
- the coaD gene encoding pantetheine-phosphate adenylyltransferase: MRRAVCPGSFDPITNGHLDIIGRASKLYDVVHVAVMINQSKKGLFTVDERIEMIREVTADFGNVEVESFHGLLVDFCKQRDIPAIVKGLRAVSDFDYELQMAQMNNGLSGVETLFVPTNPTYSFLSSSLVKEVATWGGDVAHLLPPTVHRALTERLSEK, translated from the coding sequence TTGCGCCGCGCCGTCTGTCCGGGGTCGTTCGACCCCATCACCAACGGACATCTCGACATCATCGGTCGAGCCTCGAAGCTGTACGACGTCGTGCACGTCGCCGTGATGATCAACCAGTCCAAGAAGGGCCTCTTCACGGTCGACGAGCGGATCGAGATGATCCGCGAGGTCACGGCGGACTTCGGAAACGTCGAGGTCGAGTCCTTCCACGGGCTGCTCGTCGACTTCTGCAAGCAGCGCGACATCCCCGCGATCGTGAAGGGGCTGCGGGCGGTCAGCGACTTCGACTACGAGCTGCAGATGGCCCAGATGAACAACGGCCTCTCCGGTGTCGAGACGCTGTTCGTGCCGACCAACCCGACCTACAGCTTCCTCTCGTCCTCCCTGGTCAAGGAGGTCGCCACCTGGGGCGGCGACGTGGCGCACCTGCTGCCGCCCACGGTCCACCGCGCACTCACCGAGCGTCTCAGCGAGAAGTGA
- the rsmD gene encoding 16S rRNA (guanine(966)-N(2))-methyltransferase RsmD gives MTRVIAGTAGGRRLAVPPGTGTRPTSDRAREGLFSTWAALLGTIDGIRLADLYAGSGAVGLEALSRGAVHALLVEADAKAARTVRDNIRTLGLPGAEFRAGRAEQVVAGPAPSEPYDVVFLDPPYAVTDDDLREILLTLRAQGWLTGDALVTVERSTRGGEFGWPDGFEPLRARRYGEATLWYGRAASTCEDAR, from the coding sequence ATGACCCGCGTGATCGCCGGCACGGCCGGCGGACGCCGCCTGGCCGTCCCGCCCGGCACCGGCACCCGCCCCACATCCGACCGTGCGCGCGAGGGCCTGTTCTCCACCTGGGCGGCGCTCCTCGGCACCATCGACGGCATCCGCCTCGCCGACCTGTACGCCGGCTCCGGCGCCGTGGGCCTGGAAGCCCTCTCCCGCGGCGCCGTCCACGCGCTGCTCGTGGAGGCGGACGCCAAGGCCGCGCGCACCGTCCGCGACAACATCCGGACCCTCGGTCTGCCCGGTGCGGAGTTCCGTGCGGGGCGGGCGGAACAGGTCGTCGCGGGGCCCGCGCCCTCGGAGCCGTACGACGTGGTGTTCCTCGACCCGCCGTACGCCGTCACCGACGACGATCTTCGGGAGATCCTGCTCACACTCCGTGCCCAGGGCTGGCTCACGGGCGACGCCCTCGTCACGGTGGAACGGAGCACGAGAGGCGGCGAATTCGGCTGGCCCGACGGTTTCGAGCCGCTACGGGCCCGCCGCTACGGCGAGGCCACGCTTTGGTACGGTCGCGCCGCCTCTACGTGCGAAGACGCACGATGA
- a CDS encoding VOC family protein, with the protein MDLKLEVLVLPVADIERAKSFYTRLGFREDMDANDGDYRVIQFTPPGSDASVIFGKGIKATAAPVQNILLAVLDIEEARADLITRGIEVSEIFHDTSGIFHHAEDAYLVAGPQPQRGSYGSYASFSDPDGNGWVLQEITERLPGHEGALPRR; encoded by the coding sequence ATGGACCTGAAACTTGAGGTGCTCGTCCTCCCGGTCGCCGACATCGAGCGCGCGAAGAGCTTCTACACCAGGCTGGGCTTCCGCGAGGACATGGACGCCAACGACGGTGACTACCGGGTGATCCAGTTCACCCCGCCGGGTTCGGATGCCTCGGTCATCTTCGGCAAGGGAATCAAAGCCACGGCCGCCCCGGTACAGAACATCCTCCTGGCCGTTCTCGACATCGAGGAAGCTCGCGCGGACCTCATCACGCGCGGCATCGAGGTGTCCGAGATCTTCCATGACACGAGCGGCATCTTCCATCACGCGGAGGACGCCTACCTGGTGGCGGGCCCGCAACCGCAGCGCGGCAGCTACGGCTCCTACGCCTCCTTCAGCGACCCGGACGGCAACGGCTGGGTACTGCAGGAGATCACGGAGAGACTGCCGGGGCATGAAGGGGCGCTCCCCAGGCGCTGA
- a CDS encoding YceD family protein, producing MISKAGKALNGHLDHRSPLVFDTRELGRRPGTQKRLTRTAEAPKDLGIDGVVGVPENAPLALDLRLESVMEGVLVTGTARATAEGECVRCLEPLTLEVEADFQEMFSYPDADDRNRSRTADPVDDAEDDEDRFFLEDDSFDLEPVLRDAVVLALPLQPVCKETCAGLCSECGIRLDENPDHHHDVADIRWAALQGLAETVQDGEKDNMGGAEPGVDEKQEK from the coding sequence ATGATCTCGAAAGCAGGAAAAGCCCTGAACGGCCACCTCGACCACCGCAGCCCTCTCGTGTTCGATACGCGCGAGCTGGGCCGGCGTCCGGGTACCCAGAAGCGGCTGACCCGCACGGCGGAAGCACCGAAGGACCTCGGCATCGACGGGGTCGTCGGAGTTCCGGAGAACGCGCCCCTGGCGCTGGACCTCCGCCTCGAATCGGTCATGGAAGGGGTGCTCGTCACAGGCACCGCCCGTGCGACGGCCGAGGGGGAGTGCGTAAGGTGTCTGGAGCCGCTGACCCTCGAGGTCGAAGCGGACTTCCAGGAGATGTTCTCGTACCCTGACGCCGATGACCGGAACCGCAGCAGGACCGCGGACCCGGTCGACGACGCCGAGGACGACGAGGACAGGTTTTTCCTCGAGGACGATTCGTTCGACCTCGAGCCTGTGCTGCGTGACGCGGTGGTGCTCGCACTGCCGCTGCAGCCGGTGTGCAAGGAGACCTGTGCCGGTCTGTGTTCCGAATGCGGAATCAGGCTGGACGAGAATCCGGACCATCACCACGACGTCGCCGACATCCGTTGGGCGGCACTGCAAGGACTCGCCGAGACCGTTCAGGACGGCGAGAAGGACAACATGGGCGGCGCCGAACCTGGCGTCGACGAGAAGCAGGAGAAGTAG